In Clupea harengus chromosome 25, Ch_v2.0.2, whole genome shotgun sequence, one genomic interval encodes:
- the LOC122128829 gene encoding protein NLRC3-like, with protein sequence MCHIPVFCWMSATVLVYILTEAESGEIPTSLTQMYTHFLIIQTKHRSQKYGNRDADALLKTILSLGKLAFQQLEKGNLIFYEEDLRECGIDVTEASVYSGMCTEIFREEAGMYQGKVFCFVHLSIQEFLAALYVFLHFSERDSNMPDQHQTSQLYSLLRANKHHDIHQTAVDLALRNKNGHLDLFLRFLLGLSLESNQKLLQDLLPQTGAAH encoded by the coding sequence ATGTgtcacattccagtcttctgttggatGTCAGCCACTGTTCTGGTGTACATCCTGACTgaagcagagagtggagagattcCAACGTCTTTgactcaaatgtacacacacttcctgatcatACAAACCAAACACAGGAGTCAGAAGTATGGAAACCGTGATGCGGATGCACTCCTGAAGACCATTCTGTCCCTGGGCAAACTGGCTTTTCAGCAGCTGGAGAAAGGCAATCTGATCTTCTATGAGGAGgacctgagagagtgtggcattgatgtcacagAAGCATCAGTGTACTCAGGGATGTGTACTGAGATCttcagagaggaggctgggATGTACCAGGGGAAGGTGTTCTGCTTCGTTCATCTGAGTATTCAGGAGTTTCTAGCAGCTTTATATGTGTTTTTGCACTTTAGCGAGAGAGACAGCAATATGCCTGACCAACACCAAACCTCTCAGCTTTATTCACTGCTCAGGGCTAACAAACATCATGACATACACCAGACTGCAGTGGACCTGGCCTTAAGGAATAAGAATGGACACCTGGACCTTTTCTTAAGGTTTCTTCTGGGCCTCTCACTGGAGTCCAATCAGAAACTCTTACAAGACCTGCTGCCACAGACAGGAGCAGCTCACTGA